The proteins below come from a single Pleuronectes platessa chromosome 1, fPlePla1.1, whole genome shotgun sequence genomic window:
- the ccpg1 gene encoding cell cycle progression protein 1 isoform X1 yields the protein MSETSSDAESSCGWTIISNEGSDIEALGLEAAVEYGAQLLERPPVEKAELQVTQASATAGCDEERGADLLDDTLEERTEDETLLVSEDRDGAEGKEPVTLLTFSDHSDIVTLGDLKEDEHADGEEEVAANAEFYLGTSCSSQYAFTATETGLMMSHWILPQSLVKLGYHLRSKLTGGRSHAVFPVQQPAVTNSSSSEDEVGQSPSNIIRRRRVRKNTSSIVTEPEEEEEEEALESGPSEEMEEDVDKEEKQQEEDEEEEPAEVGSAVDVGMQGQGSSVLNKCILLALLIAFIMSFGQFYGTVQIQERRKIVKNIGVNELDGVRDLLHQHVREQPLTNQAQKENLKNLDEQNMISLLTDVIEKLKKENQEINIKQKHIQAQRKDLQMLLHQKAEEKTNVVAQQQKLAAENQQLKSSLARGEKSLSTLQEELRNLRSKISDLETMGAGADSLLSENQRLEEQLEEEKQQIRNIHVQREGLKAEAQTLRKKLDKERKVTDELRRELNLLRSQIPVAGKEAGSEGEELQSRLLELEERLSFEQQRSDLWERLYLETKEERAKGDTESKVKKPKKGMAGKVKETFDAVKNSTKEFVHHHKEQIKKAKQAVNLNLRKFSDSVKSTFRNFKDSASTLINKARGFYTKRRDERNSKESWQHRSNKPHHRQAHQTDDFYHSSHNTRKYEHKVHEDQGPSSQKANLKGCSGVFDCAYQESMSLFNKAMEPIKADEFHQLLQSFLQQEVDHFHHWKELELFVNNFFHNGVFIHDQMLFTDFVSSVEDYLADMHEYQGLHDDTFGDLDDFVYRHLFGEIYTKRYRPSGPFEGPDADSKEETRSKHHQRKQQKARARAQSERKWSRSGRNTDRHMADVKIELGPLPFDPKY from the exons ATGTCAGAGACATCAAGTGATGCTGAGTCATCCTGTGGCTGGACCATTATCAGTAATGAG GGCTCAGATATCGAGGCGTTGGGGCTGGAGGCTGCAGTGGAATATGGAGCCCAGCTGCTAGAGCGCCCTCCGGTGGAGAAAGCAGAGCTTCAGGTCACACAAGCCTCTGCAACAG CAGGGTGTGATGAAGAGAGAGGTGCTGATTTACTTGATGATACACTGGAAGAACGAACAGAAGATGAGACACTGCTTGTCTCTGAG GACAGAGATGGCGCTGAGGGGAAAGAGCCTGTGACTCTGTTGACTTTTAGTGATCACTCTGACATCGTGACTCTGGGAGACTTGAAGGAGGACGAGCACGCagacggggaggaggaggtagcTGCCAACGCAGAGTTTTACCtcggcacatcctgcagcagccagtACGCCTTCACTGCTACAGAGACCg GTTTGATGATGAGTCACTGGATACTTCCACAGAGTTTGGTGAAGTTAGGCTACCATCTGCGGAGCAAGCTCACTGGAGGCCGCTCTCATGCAG TTTTCCCGGTGCAGCAGCCGGCAGTGACCAACTCGAGCAGCAGTGAGGACGAGGTAGGACAGAGCCCCAGTAATATTATACGAAGACGAAGGGTGAGGAAGAATACCTCGAGCATTGTGACGgagcctgaggaggaggaggaagaggaggcactGGAGTCTGGTCCGagtgaggagatggaggaagacgtggacaaagaggagaagcagcaagaggaggacgaggaggaggagccggctGAAGTTGGATCTGCTGTGGATGTTGGAATGCAGGGTCAGGGCAGCAGCGTCCTCAACAAGTGTATCCTGCTCGCCCTCCTCATAGCTTTCATCATGAGCTTTGGTCAATTCTATG GCACAGTCCAGATTCAAGAAAGACGGAAAATAGTGAAGAACATCGGAGTGAATGAGCTCGATGGTGTGAGAGATCTGCTTCATCAGCATGTTCGAGAACAACCTCTGACAAACCAG gcTCAGAAGGAAAACCTGAAAAACCTGGATGAGCAAAACATGATTTCACTGCTCACAGACGTGATTGAGAAGTTGAAGAAAGAGAATCAGGAGATCAACATTAAACAGAAGCACATTCAG GCCCAGAGAAAGGACCTGCAGATGTTGCTGCATCAGAAGGCTGAGGAGAAGACCAACGTTGTGGCACAGCAGCAGAAGCTGGCAGCTGAAAACCAGCAGCTGAAAAGCTCTCTGGCACGTGGGGAAAAGTCTTTGTCCACTTTACAGGAGGAGCTAAGGAACCTGCGCTCCAAGATCAGTGATCTGGAGACgatgggagctggagctgactCGCTGCTGTCAGAAAACcagaggctggaggagcagctggaagaggagaagcagcagatcCGAAACATCCACGTCCAGAGGGAAGGATTAAAGGCTGAAGCTCAGACACTGAGGAAGAAGCTCGACAAGGAGAGGAAGGTGACAGATGAGCTGAGGAGAGAGCTGAATCTTCTGAGAAGTCAAATCCCCGTAGCTGGAAAGGAGGCTGGgtcagagggagaggagctACAGTCAcggctgctggagctggaggagagactgAGCTTCGAACAACAGCGCTCTGACCTGTGGGAGAGGCTGTACCTGGAGACCAAAGAAGAACGAGCCAAAGGAGACACAGAGTCCAAAGTGAAGAAACCTAAAAAGGGCATGGCAGGGAAAGTAAAAGAGACATTTGATGCTGTGAAAAACTCCACCAAGGAGTTTGTCCACCACCACAAAGAGCAgataaaaaaagcaaaacaggCCGTGAATTTGAACCTGAGGAAGTTTTCAGATTCTGTCAAATCAACTTTCCGAAACTTCAAGGATTCAGCTTCGACTCTCATCAACAAGGCCAGAGGCTTTTATACCAAGAGACGTGATGAGAGGAACTCAAAAGAGTCATGGCAACACAGATCAAACAAGCCTCATCACAGACAGGCGCACCAAACTGACGATTTCTACCACAGCAGCCACAACACTCGCAAATACGAGCATAAAGTGCATGAAGATCAAGGTCCGAGCAGCCAGAAAGCCAACCTGAAAGGCTGCTCAGGGGTTTTCGACTGCGCTTACCAGGAGTCCATGAGTCTCTTCAACAAAGCCATGGAGCCGATCAAAGCAGACGAGttccaccagctgctgcagagcttcCTGCAGCAGGAGGTCGATCACTTCCACCACTGGAAAGAGCTGGAGCTGTTCGTCAACAACTTCTTCCACAACGGGGTGTTCATCCACGACCAGATGCTCTTCACAGACTTCGTCAGCAGTGTGGAGGACTATCTGGCGGATATGCACGAGTACCAAGGGCTCCACGATGACACGTTCGGAGACCTGGACGACTTTGTCTACAGGCACCTCTTCGGAGAGATTTACACAAAACGCTATAGACCGAG CGGGCCATTTGAAGGACCTGACGCAGACTCAAAGGAGGAGACCCGGTCAAAGCATCATCAACGTAAGCAGCAGAAAGCCAGAGCCCGAGCACAGAGTGAACGCAAGTGGAGCCGATCAggaagaaacacagacagacacatggcTGATGTCAAAATAGAACTGGGTCCGCTGCCGTTTGATCCCAAGTACTGA
- the LOC128436976 gene encoding protein PIGBOS1, which produces MFRRRVPFPQMALAMLLGVAGGLYIYRPFFEPMLKKSSKQNPGETKKETETD; this is translated from the coding sequence ATGTTTAGACGAAGAGTACCTTTCCCACAGATGGCCTTGGCCATGCTGCTCGGAGTTGCTGGAGGTTTATATATCTACAGACCTTTTTTTGAGCCGATGCTGAAAAAGTCAAGTAAGCAAAACCCGGGAGAGACGAAGAAAGAGACGGAAACAGACTGA
- the ccpg1 gene encoding cell cycle progression protein 1 isoform X3, producing the protein MSETSSDAESSCGWTIISNEGSDIEALGLEAAVEYGAQLLERPPVEKAELQVTQASATAGCDEERGADLLDDTLEERTEDETLLVSEDRDGAEGKEPVTLLTFSDHSDIVTLGDLKEDEHADGEEEVAANAEFYLGTSCSSQYAFTATETVFPVQQPAVTNSSSSEDEVGQSPSNIIRRRRVRKNTSSIVTEPEEEEEEEALESGPSEEMEEDVDKEEKQQEEDEEEEPAEVGSAVDVGMQGQGSSVLNKCILLALLIAFIMSFGQFYGTVQIQERRKIVKNIGVNELDGVRDLLHQHVREQPLTNQAQKENLKNLDEQNMISLLTDVIEKLKKENQEINIKQKHIQAQRKDLQMLLHQKAEEKTNVVAQQQKLAAENQQLKSSLARGEKSLSTLQEELRNLRSKISDLETMGAGADSLLSENQRLEEQLEEEKQQIRNIHVQREGLKAEAQTLRKKLDKERKVTDELRRELNLLRSQIPVAGKEAGSEGEELQSRLLELEERLSFEQQRSDLWERLYLETKEERAKGDTESKVKKPKKGMAGKVKETFDAVKNSTKEFVHHHKEQIKKAKQAVNLNLRKFSDSVKSTFRNFKDSASTLINKARGFYTKRRDERNSKESWQHRSNKPHHRQAHQTDDFYHSSHNTRKYEHKVHEDQGPSSQKANLKGCSGVFDCAYQESMSLFNKAMEPIKADEFHQLLQSFLQQEVDHFHHWKELELFVNNFFHNGVFIHDQMLFTDFVSSVEDYLADMHEYQGLHDDTFGDLDDFVYRHLFGEIYTKRYRPSGPFEGPDADSKEETRSKHHQRKQQKARARAQSERKWSRSGRNTDRHMADVKIELGPLPFDPKY; encoded by the exons ATGTCAGAGACATCAAGTGATGCTGAGTCATCCTGTGGCTGGACCATTATCAGTAATGAG GGCTCAGATATCGAGGCGTTGGGGCTGGAGGCTGCAGTGGAATATGGAGCCCAGCTGCTAGAGCGCCCTCCGGTGGAGAAAGCAGAGCTTCAGGTCACACAAGCCTCTGCAACAG CAGGGTGTGATGAAGAGAGAGGTGCTGATTTACTTGATGATACACTGGAAGAACGAACAGAAGATGAGACACTGCTTGTCTCTGAG GACAGAGATGGCGCTGAGGGGAAAGAGCCTGTGACTCTGTTGACTTTTAGTGATCACTCTGACATCGTGACTCTGGGAGACTTGAAGGAGGACGAGCACGCagacggggaggaggaggtagcTGCCAACGCAGAGTTTTACCtcggcacatcctgcagcagccagtACGCCTTCACTGCTACAGAGACCg TTTTCCCGGTGCAGCAGCCGGCAGTGACCAACTCGAGCAGCAGTGAGGACGAGGTAGGACAGAGCCCCAGTAATATTATACGAAGACGAAGGGTGAGGAAGAATACCTCGAGCATTGTGACGgagcctgaggaggaggaggaagaggaggcactGGAGTCTGGTCCGagtgaggagatggaggaagacgtggacaaagaggagaagcagcaagaggaggacgaggaggaggagccggctGAAGTTGGATCTGCTGTGGATGTTGGAATGCAGGGTCAGGGCAGCAGCGTCCTCAACAAGTGTATCCTGCTCGCCCTCCTCATAGCTTTCATCATGAGCTTTGGTCAATTCTATG GCACAGTCCAGATTCAAGAAAGACGGAAAATAGTGAAGAACATCGGAGTGAATGAGCTCGATGGTGTGAGAGATCTGCTTCATCAGCATGTTCGAGAACAACCTCTGACAAACCAG gcTCAGAAGGAAAACCTGAAAAACCTGGATGAGCAAAACATGATTTCACTGCTCACAGACGTGATTGAGAAGTTGAAGAAAGAGAATCAGGAGATCAACATTAAACAGAAGCACATTCAG GCCCAGAGAAAGGACCTGCAGATGTTGCTGCATCAGAAGGCTGAGGAGAAGACCAACGTTGTGGCACAGCAGCAGAAGCTGGCAGCTGAAAACCAGCAGCTGAAAAGCTCTCTGGCACGTGGGGAAAAGTCTTTGTCCACTTTACAGGAGGAGCTAAGGAACCTGCGCTCCAAGATCAGTGATCTGGAGACgatgggagctggagctgactCGCTGCTGTCAGAAAACcagaggctggaggagcagctggaagaggagaagcagcagatcCGAAACATCCACGTCCAGAGGGAAGGATTAAAGGCTGAAGCTCAGACACTGAGGAAGAAGCTCGACAAGGAGAGGAAGGTGACAGATGAGCTGAGGAGAGAGCTGAATCTTCTGAGAAGTCAAATCCCCGTAGCTGGAAAGGAGGCTGGgtcagagggagaggagctACAGTCAcggctgctggagctggaggagagactgAGCTTCGAACAACAGCGCTCTGACCTGTGGGAGAGGCTGTACCTGGAGACCAAAGAAGAACGAGCCAAAGGAGACACAGAGTCCAAAGTGAAGAAACCTAAAAAGGGCATGGCAGGGAAAGTAAAAGAGACATTTGATGCTGTGAAAAACTCCACCAAGGAGTTTGTCCACCACCACAAAGAGCAgataaaaaaagcaaaacaggCCGTGAATTTGAACCTGAGGAAGTTTTCAGATTCTGTCAAATCAACTTTCCGAAACTTCAAGGATTCAGCTTCGACTCTCATCAACAAGGCCAGAGGCTTTTATACCAAGAGACGTGATGAGAGGAACTCAAAAGAGTCATGGCAACACAGATCAAACAAGCCTCATCACAGACAGGCGCACCAAACTGACGATTTCTACCACAGCAGCCACAACACTCGCAAATACGAGCATAAAGTGCATGAAGATCAAGGTCCGAGCAGCCAGAAAGCCAACCTGAAAGGCTGCTCAGGGGTTTTCGACTGCGCTTACCAGGAGTCCATGAGTCTCTTCAACAAAGCCATGGAGCCGATCAAAGCAGACGAGttccaccagctgctgcagagcttcCTGCAGCAGGAGGTCGATCACTTCCACCACTGGAAAGAGCTGGAGCTGTTCGTCAACAACTTCTTCCACAACGGGGTGTTCATCCACGACCAGATGCTCTTCACAGACTTCGTCAGCAGTGTGGAGGACTATCTGGCGGATATGCACGAGTACCAAGGGCTCCACGATGACACGTTCGGAGACCTGGACGACTTTGTCTACAGGCACCTCTTCGGAGAGATTTACACAAAACGCTATAGACCGAG CGGGCCATTTGAAGGACCTGACGCAGACTCAAAGGAGGAGACCCGGTCAAAGCATCATCAACGTAAGCAGCAGAAAGCCAGAGCCCGAGCACAGAGTGAACGCAAGTGGAGCCGATCAggaagaaacacagacagacacatggcTGATGTCAAAATAGAACTGGGTCCGCTGCCGTTTGATCCCAAGTACTGA
- the rab27a gene encoding ras-related protein Rab-27A: MSDGDYDYLIKFLALGDSGVGKTSFLYQYTDGTFNSKFITTVGIDFREKRVNYKSSGQDGSSVRGQKIHMQLWDTAGQERFRSLTTAFFRDAMGFLLLFDLTNEQSFLNVRNWMSQLQIHAYCENPDIVLCGNKCDLTDQRAVREDEARELAEKYGIPYFETSAANGENVNQAVDDLLDLIMRRMERCVDKSWIPDGTVRVNGLTNSEIPESSDKSKCAC, from the exons ATGTCGGATGGGGACTATGATTACCTCATCAAATTCCTAGCCCTCGGTGACTCCGGCGTGGGAAAAACCAGCTTCCTCTACCAATACACAGATGGCACGTTTAACTCCAAGTTCATCACCACAGTCGGGATAGACTTCAGAGAAAAACGAGTG aacTACAAATCCTCAGGTCAAGATGGATCCTCAGTTCGAGGGCAGAAGATCCACATGCAGCTGTGGGACACTGCCGGACAGGAGAG GTTTCGGAGTTTGACGACCGCGTTCTTCAGGGATGCGATGggtttcctcctcctgtttgaCCTCACAAACGAGCAAAGTTTCCTCAATGTCCGAAACTGGATGA GTCAGTTACAGATTCACGCATACTGCGAAAATCCAGACATCGTTCTATGTGGCAACAAATGTGACCTGACGgatcagagagcggtgagagaagACGAGGCACGAGAGCTGGCAGAGAAGTACGG TATCCCATACTTTGAGACAAGTGCTGCTAACGGGGAGAATGTGAACCAGGCTGTGGACGACCTGCTGGACCTCATCATGAGGAGGATGGAACGATGTGTGGACAAGTCGTGGATCCCGGACGGGACCGTCCGAGTTAACGGACTGACCAACTCAGAAATCCCAGAGAGCTCGGACAAGAGCAAATGTGCATGTTAG
- the pigb gene encoding GPI mannosyltransferase 3: protein MENIPTRLRFANKLENVKLRKRKSQLYLKEEECPLNDGELRAKVIGFCVAFRVINCFLVQTSFVPDEYWQSLEVSHRMVFNYGYLTWEWKEGIRGFSYPLVFAFIFKILHFFNLDSVHLLKWLPRIFQALLAAFADVKFFFLVRTLESRDVAKWMFFCQLCSWFTWFCCTRTLTNSMETTITCLALFYFPLPGSKTHSSKKYLTLVALAVIFRPTVLIIWFPLLIYQFWQEKNKLRLITHDFVPIGALALVISTVIDCVFYEKWTVVQFNFLKFNIFHGVADFYGSQPWHWYFTQGFAVVIGPHLPLFLHGCTLAFRRYKILLAAVVWTVVVYSLLPHKEFRFIYPVLPFCMIFCGMSLAHLKSWRRYAAFALFVSNLVPALYTGLIHQRGTLDVMSHLQTLCDAGGVSSPPQPDVLFLMPCHSTPYYSHVHCPINMRFLECPPDLGEDGYVDEADRFYEDPLHWLRTSFPYKSSLPTHLVFFDVLEKEISVFLKGNDFLRTTEIFHTQFPEGRVGGSIFIYERH, encoded by the exons ATGGAGAACATCCCAACACGTCTGAGGTTTGCCAACAAATTGGAAAATGTGAAACTGCGGAAGAGAAAATCTCAGCTGTACTTGAAGGAAGAAGAATGTCCACTGAACGATG GTGAGCTTAGAGCCAAAGTTATTGGCTTTTGTGTCGCGTTCAGGGTCATCAACTGCTTCCTGGTTCAGACCAGCTTCGTCCCTGATGAGTACTGGCAGTCTCTGGAGGTTTCCCATCGTATGGTCTTCAA CTATGGGTATCTGACCTGGGAGTGGAAGGAAGGAATAAGAGGATTCTCCTATCCACTGGTCTTTGCTTTCATATTCAAGATATTACACTTCTTTAACCTCGACTCAGTTCACCTCCTG AAATGGCTTCCCCGAATATTCCAAGCGCTCCTGGCGGCGTTTGCTGATGTAAAATTCTTCTTCCTCGTCCGAACACTGGAAAGTCGGGACGTTGCAAAATGGATG TTCTTCTGCCAGCTGTGCTCGTGGTTCACGTGGTTCTGCTGCACCCGGACTCTGACCAACAGCATGGAGACCACCATCACCTGTCTGGCTCTGTTTTACTTCCCTCTGCCCGGGTccaaaacacacagcag caaaaAATATTTGACCCTAGTTGCCTTGGCCGTCATTTTTCGTCCCACGGTGCTTATTATCTGGTTTCCGCTGCTGATTTACCAGTTCTGGCAGGAAAAGAACAAACTGAGACTCATCACTCATGACTTCGTTCCCATTGG GGCCTTGGCTTTGGTGATTTCAACAGTGATTGACTGTGTGTTCTATGAAAAG TGGACCGTGGTGCAGTTCAACTTTCTGAAGTTTAACATCTTTCACGGTGTGGCTGATTTCTACGGCTCTCAACCCTGGCACTGGTACTTCACTCAGGGCTTCGCCGTCGTCATCGGCCCTCAtcttcccctctttcttcaCGGCTGCACCCTCGCCTTCAGAAGATACAAAATCCTGTTGGCAGCAGTCGTGTGGACCGTTGTGGTTTACAG TTTGCTTCCTCACAAGGAGTTCAGGTTCATCTATCCTGTGCTGCCTTTCTGTATGATCTTCTGTG GGATGTCTTTGGCTCATTTAAAGTCGTGGCGTCGATATGCAGCGTTCGCCTTGTTCGTGTCCAACCTGGTTCCAGCTCTCTACACCGGCCTGATCCACCAACGAGGAACTCTGGATGTCATGAGCCACCTCCAAACACTCTGTGATGCCGGCGGCGTGTCGTCGCCTCCGCAGCCGGACGTCCTCTTCCTCATGCCCTGTCACTCAACACCTTACTACAG CCACGTCCACTGCCCCATAAACATGAGGTTTCTCGAGTGTCCTCCGGATCTCGGAGAGGACGGGTACGTCGATGAAGCAGACCGATTCTACGAGGACCCTCTTCACTGGCTCAGAACGTCGTTTCCATATAAATCCTCTCTTCCCACTcacctggttttctttgatgtatTGGAAAAG gaaatctcagtgtttttaaaagggAACGACTTTTTGAGGACGACAGAAATATTCCACACTCAGTTTCCTGAGGGAAGAGTTGGAGGAAGCATCTTTATTTATGAAAGGCACTGA
- the ccpg1 gene encoding cell cycle progression protein 1 isoform X2 has protein sequence MSETSSDAESSCGWTIISNEGSDIEALGLEAAVEYGAQLLERPPVEKAELQVTQASATGCDEERGADLLDDTLEERTEDETLLVSEDRDGAEGKEPVTLLTFSDHSDIVTLGDLKEDEHADGEEEVAANAEFYLGTSCSSQYAFTATETGLMMSHWILPQSLVKLGYHLRSKLTGGRSHAVFPVQQPAVTNSSSSEDEVGQSPSNIIRRRRVRKNTSSIVTEPEEEEEEEALESGPSEEMEEDVDKEEKQQEEDEEEEPAEVGSAVDVGMQGQGSSVLNKCILLALLIAFIMSFGQFYGTVQIQERRKIVKNIGVNELDGVRDLLHQHVREQPLTNQAQKENLKNLDEQNMISLLTDVIEKLKKENQEINIKQKHIQAQRKDLQMLLHQKAEEKTNVVAQQQKLAAENQQLKSSLARGEKSLSTLQEELRNLRSKISDLETMGAGADSLLSENQRLEEQLEEEKQQIRNIHVQREGLKAEAQTLRKKLDKERKVTDELRRELNLLRSQIPVAGKEAGSEGEELQSRLLELEERLSFEQQRSDLWERLYLETKEERAKGDTESKVKKPKKGMAGKVKETFDAVKNSTKEFVHHHKEQIKKAKQAVNLNLRKFSDSVKSTFRNFKDSASTLINKARGFYTKRRDERNSKESWQHRSNKPHHRQAHQTDDFYHSSHNTRKYEHKVHEDQGPSSQKANLKGCSGVFDCAYQESMSLFNKAMEPIKADEFHQLLQSFLQQEVDHFHHWKELELFVNNFFHNGVFIHDQMLFTDFVSSVEDYLADMHEYQGLHDDTFGDLDDFVYRHLFGEIYTKRYRPSGPFEGPDADSKEETRSKHHQRKQQKARARAQSERKWSRSGRNTDRHMADVKIELGPLPFDPKY, from the exons ATGTCAGAGACATCAAGTGATGCTGAGTCATCCTGTGGCTGGACCATTATCAGTAATGAG GGCTCAGATATCGAGGCGTTGGGGCTGGAGGCTGCAGTGGAATATGGAGCCCAGCTGCTAGAGCGCCCTCCGGTGGAGAAAGCAGAGCTTCAGGTCACACAAGCCTCTGCAACAG GGTGTGATGAAGAGAGAGGTGCTGATTTACTTGATGATACACTGGAAGAACGAACAGAAGATGAGACACTGCTTGTCTCTGAG GACAGAGATGGCGCTGAGGGGAAAGAGCCTGTGACTCTGTTGACTTTTAGTGATCACTCTGACATCGTGACTCTGGGAGACTTGAAGGAGGACGAGCACGCagacggggaggaggaggtagcTGCCAACGCAGAGTTTTACCtcggcacatcctgcagcagccagtACGCCTTCACTGCTACAGAGACCg GTTTGATGATGAGTCACTGGATACTTCCACAGAGTTTGGTGAAGTTAGGCTACCATCTGCGGAGCAAGCTCACTGGAGGCCGCTCTCATGCAG TTTTCCCGGTGCAGCAGCCGGCAGTGACCAACTCGAGCAGCAGTGAGGACGAGGTAGGACAGAGCCCCAGTAATATTATACGAAGACGAAGGGTGAGGAAGAATACCTCGAGCATTGTGACGgagcctgaggaggaggaggaagaggaggcactGGAGTCTGGTCCGagtgaggagatggaggaagacgtggacaaagaggagaagcagcaagaggaggacgaggaggaggagccggctGAAGTTGGATCTGCTGTGGATGTTGGAATGCAGGGTCAGGGCAGCAGCGTCCTCAACAAGTGTATCCTGCTCGCCCTCCTCATAGCTTTCATCATGAGCTTTGGTCAATTCTATG GCACAGTCCAGATTCAAGAAAGACGGAAAATAGTGAAGAACATCGGAGTGAATGAGCTCGATGGTGTGAGAGATCTGCTTCATCAGCATGTTCGAGAACAACCTCTGACAAACCAG gcTCAGAAGGAAAACCTGAAAAACCTGGATGAGCAAAACATGATTTCACTGCTCACAGACGTGATTGAGAAGTTGAAGAAAGAGAATCAGGAGATCAACATTAAACAGAAGCACATTCAG GCCCAGAGAAAGGACCTGCAGATGTTGCTGCATCAGAAGGCTGAGGAGAAGACCAACGTTGTGGCACAGCAGCAGAAGCTGGCAGCTGAAAACCAGCAGCTGAAAAGCTCTCTGGCACGTGGGGAAAAGTCTTTGTCCACTTTACAGGAGGAGCTAAGGAACCTGCGCTCCAAGATCAGTGATCTGGAGACgatgggagctggagctgactCGCTGCTGTCAGAAAACcagaggctggaggagcagctggaagaggagaagcagcagatcCGAAACATCCACGTCCAGAGGGAAGGATTAAAGGCTGAAGCTCAGACACTGAGGAAGAAGCTCGACAAGGAGAGGAAGGTGACAGATGAGCTGAGGAGAGAGCTGAATCTTCTGAGAAGTCAAATCCCCGTAGCTGGAAAGGAGGCTGGgtcagagggagaggagctACAGTCAcggctgctggagctggaggagagactgAGCTTCGAACAACAGCGCTCTGACCTGTGGGAGAGGCTGTACCTGGAGACCAAAGAAGAACGAGCCAAAGGAGACACAGAGTCCAAAGTGAAGAAACCTAAAAAGGGCATGGCAGGGAAAGTAAAAGAGACATTTGATGCTGTGAAAAACTCCACCAAGGAGTTTGTCCACCACCACAAAGAGCAgataaaaaaagcaaaacaggCCGTGAATTTGAACCTGAGGAAGTTTTCAGATTCTGTCAAATCAACTTTCCGAAACTTCAAGGATTCAGCTTCGACTCTCATCAACAAGGCCAGAGGCTTTTATACCAAGAGACGTGATGAGAGGAACTCAAAAGAGTCATGGCAACACAGATCAAACAAGCCTCATCACAGACAGGCGCACCAAACTGACGATTTCTACCACAGCAGCCACAACACTCGCAAATACGAGCATAAAGTGCATGAAGATCAAGGTCCGAGCAGCCAGAAAGCCAACCTGAAAGGCTGCTCAGGGGTTTTCGACTGCGCTTACCAGGAGTCCATGAGTCTCTTCAACAAAGCCATGGAGCCGATCAAAGCAGACGAGttccaccagctgctgcagagcttcCTGCAGCAGGAGGTCGATCACTTCCACCACTGGAAAGAGCTGGAGCTGTTCGTCAACAACTTCTTCCACAACGGGGTGTTCATCCACGACCAGATGCTCTTCACAGACTTCGTCAGCAGTGTGGAGGACTATCTGGCGGATATGCACGAGTACCAAGGGCTCCACGATGACACGTTCGGAGACCTGGACGACTTTGTCTACAGGCACCTCTTCGGAGAGATTTACACAAAACGCTATAGACCGAG CGGGCCATTTGAAGGACCTGACGCAGACTCAAAGGAGGAGACCCGGTCAAAGCATCATCAACGTAAGCAGCAGAAAGCCAGAGCCCGAGCACAGAGTGAACGCAAGTGGAGCCGATCAggaagaaacacagacagacacatggcTGATGTCAAAATAGAACTGGGTCCGCTGCCGTTTGATCCCAAGTACTGA